The Gemmatimonas sp. UBA7669 genome contains the following window.
CCAGCTTTTTCAGCATCCTGTTAGCCGCACGACAAGGAGCTCGGCGAACGCACGCAGGGTAAGCAGCGAATCGCGCCCGGGCGCCGCCCCACGCAACATGGACAGACTGCCAACCGTTTTCAGCTCGGGAGAGAGCGTGCCAGAAGCAATGGCCGCCATGGGCGAGGATTCAACGACCACGGAGTCTCTATCCAGCGCCTTGGCCAGCACAAAACTCTGTAGCGTGCGTAGCGTGGTGTCGGGCGACCACATCGCAAACTCGGTAGCTGTGTCAGCCGGCGCGCGCTCCCAGCGAATGCTGGCCCCCTGCACCTCGTACCGACGCGCCGGGTCGAGGCCCTGCGCACGAAGGTCGAAGCGCAGGCGGCCATCAGTTTCGGCGATGTTGGTGACGCGGACTGCTATCGCTCCGGCATCCACCACCGGCAAGGCTGGCTCGGGAGCCGCCAGCGCACTCAGGTTGCCATACCAGAGTCCCCAGCCCACAAACGACGCGATGATGAGGCGCACCGCGACTGGCATCTCGCGGAGTTTGTAAGCCATCCAGATGAGCGCGCCGACACCGGATACGCTGGCCAGCAGCACCGACGCGCGCAGCGTGGTGCTCGGCTGAATCAACTCCAACGCAAAGTTGCCTGGCATGAGCAGGCCGAACAACATGAGGGGCACCAACCACGAGGCCAGCATGGCCACCAGCGTGATGCCCGTCCGCCGTGTGCAGCTAGCAAAGGCCAGCGCCATGATGTTGAGCTTCCACGAGGTGAAGAGAGGCAGCAGCAGATGCCGCGGCAGTTGCACGACCTCAATGCCCGAATGATGAAGTGACCACGCAGCCGCCAACGCCGGTGGTAGCACTGTCGTGATGGTCAAGGACAACTTGGCCAGCGCGTGCGCCCGCCCATCGATCGGCAGCCCCTGCCAGAACGCCTGCGGATCGTCTGGGCGATCGTGATGCACGGCCGTGATGATCATAAGCATGGTGGTCAGCGCCAACGCGCCTACACCGAGAACACCGGCAACGACTGATGTACCCGACGCCACCGCCGTGGATTGCAGCGCAGCAACCGCAGACAGCACCAACAGCGCGAGCCACCAACGCCAGAGTAGGACCGCGTCCCATCGGATCAGATGCCAGGTTTGCGCCGTGAGTCTTGTGCGCAGAACACGCAGCGCCGACGGCGAGGCAGACGCATTTGGCCAGGGCATGGCCGGAGAAGGCGCGGTCATGCGCTCCTCCTCGACTCGGTAGAGGGAGCAGCGTACGAGAGATAGAGATCGCGCAACGTCACCGGACCTTCCCCACCCGCACCGTGTCGCGCGCGCAGGACATCGAGTGGCTCCGACACGTCGATACGGCCATCACGAAGAAATCCTACCCAATCGGCGAGCATTTCGATTTCGCTCACATCATGCGTGGCCACGATGACCGTCCACTGATCATCCGCCGCGAGCTCCAGCACGGCACGCACGATGGCGTCCTTGGCCGACAGGTCGAGACCGGTGAATGGTTCGTCGAGCAGCAACAGGGCGGGACGCGGTGCGAGGGCACAGAGCAGCGCCGCCTGCATGCGCTGACCACGCGACATATTCGACAACCGCTCGCCCATATCGAGCCGCAGCGTGTCCAGCAATCGTTCCACCACCGTGAAGTCCCAGCTGGGATAGAGCGGAGCGCAGTACGCCAGCAATTGCCGCAGCGTGAGGTGATCCGGCAATTGCTGACCGGCAGCCACATACGCGATGCGCTGACGCAGCTCCATCCAGCGCTGACGTGATGCGTTGGCATACAAGGCCGTGCCCAGCACCCTCACCTGGCCGCTATACGGCGGCACCATGCCGGCCAGCACGCGAAGCAATGTGGACTTGCCCGCGCCGTTGGCGCCGAGCAATGCGTACGTCGCGCCGGTCGGAACGTCGAGCGACAGATCCTTGAGCACCTTGCGCACCCCATAGCCGAAGCGCAGCTGATTGACCTGCACTGCGGCACCGTTGGCGGGCCGAGTTTCGCGATCATTCATGCGATTGATCCTTGCCGTTGCCGGCACCTATCGGTTGACTGTGTGCCGCGCTCACAGGCGGCGTCAGCACCTGCCATTGTTCGCGCACGGCCTCAAGGACCGTGCCCTCCTCAATTCCCAGCCGTTTGGCTTCCACCACCAGCGCCTCCACCTGGCGCGAGAGCAGCGCCCGCTGCGCCTGTGGTGATGCCTCGGGCTGCTCCGCCACCACCGTCCCCCGTCCCGGGTGCACCTCCAACAACCCCTGCCTTACCAGCTCGGCCACGATCTTGTGCGCCGTGTTCGGGTTGATGCGGAGCGCCTGCGATAGTTCACGCACCGAGGGGAACGGTGTGCCCGCTGACATCGTCCCTGCCACAATAGCCTTGGTCGCCGCATAGACCACCTGCTTGTAGGGAGACTCCCCCGGGACCAGAACCACTGGAAACGAAAGCATGGTGTACTATTCGTACTAGTACACATATTGTCAAGATATCGCGTTCTGTCCCAGTAGGCGTGACCCGGGCAGCCCACCACGTATTTTGGGAGGTCCTCTCTCCCGGAGCCTTGATGTTCCCGCCTCCCCGGCGTCGCGTGGCGACGCTGCCCTTCCTCCTGAGCGCGGCCGTGCTGGCCGCCCCGTCCCTGGCCCTCCGCAGCGTGCACGCTCAGGGCGCGCCACCAGCCGCGTCGGGCCCCGCGCGCGCCATGACACCGACTGACATCGCGGCCTGGAAGACGCTGCGCGGTGCAACGCTGTCCAATGACGGCGCCTGGTTTGCCTACATTCAGGCGCCCAATGAAGGCGACGCCGAAGTCATCGTCCGCCAGACGGCAGAAGGCGGCAAGGTGCATCGCTTCGCCATCGGTGAGGCGCCAGCGGCCGGTGGTGGTCCTGGCGGCGGCGGCACACCCGGCCTGCAGCTCTCCGGCGACGGCAAGTGGGTGGCCATGCTGGTCTATCCCAAGGCCGCCGACGCCAAGCGACTGCGTCAGCAGCGTCGGCCCATTCAGACCAAGGCGCTGGTGGTGAATCTTGCCACGGGCGAGCAGAAGGAATTCGAGCGCGTGCGCCGCATTGAGTTGGGTGGTGACTCACCGCGCTGGCTGGCCATGCATGCGTATGGGCCCGACGCCCCGGCGGGTGGTGGTGGCGCCGGTGGTGGCGGCGGGCCGGCGCCCGGCGCGCCCGGCATGGGTGGCAATCTCTTTGGTGGCGGCGGTGGTGGTGGTGGCACCGGTACCGACCTGCTGCTGCATGAGCTGGGCACCAGCACGCTGTTCAACGTCGGCAACGTGTCCGACTTTGCGTTTGACGACAAGGCGCGCTGGCTGGCCTACACCATCGATGCGCGCGAGCGCATTGGCAACGGCGTGCAGCTCCGAGACCTGAACACGGGCGTGGTACAGTCGCTCGACGCCGACAAGGCCTTGTATCGTCGGCTCGCCTGGAGCGATACGCTGCCGGCTCTGTCCTGGCTCAAGGGCACGGTAGACAGCGCGGCCACCGATACCACATGGGCGGCATTGGCCATCAGCGACGTGGGCCGCAGCAAT
Protein-coding sequences here:
- a CDS encoding ABC transporter ATP-binding protein, producing MNDRETRPANGAAVQVNQLRFGYGVRKVLKDLSLDVPTGATYALLGANGAGKSTLLRVLAGMVPPYSGQVRVLGTALYANASRQRWMELRQRIAYVAAGQQLPDHLTLRQLLAYCAPLYPSWDFTVVERLLDTLRLDMGERLSNMSRGQRMQAALLCALAPRPALLLLDEPFTGLDLSAKDAIVRAVLELAADDQWTVIVATHDVSEIEMLADWVGFLRDGRIDVSEPLDVLRARHGAGGEGPVTLRDLYLSYAAPSTESRRSA
- a CDS encoding GntR family transcriptional regulator, whose translation is MLSFPVVLVPGESPYKQVVYAATKAIVAGTMSAGTPFPSVRELSQALRINPNTAHKIVAELVRQGLLEVHPGRGTVVAEQPEASPQAQRALLSRQVEALVVEAKRLGIEEGTVLEAVREQWQVLTPPVSAAHSQPIGAGNGKDQSHE